ATTTTTTACATAGATAAGCAAGCCATGATTAATTGTTCACAAATAGAGCTCTTCAAACCTACGATTGATTAAAGCTACAAACATAGCTCTTCAAGAACTTGTGAGGAAAAAAAGTTATTCCAAATCAATCTTAATCAACATAAATCATCGGTGGAATTGAATTTGGGATATCATCATATCACAACTTCACAAGTAGGTAACAAATTGAATagctaaaaaaaaattcacaataagaaaaaagagagagagagaaagattgaTTAAAAATAAGCACCTATCGAATGGAAATTTTGGTAGTGAACTTTTGATTTACTTATTCATGAGATTATAGGAAGAATATGCAGTCGACGTCTAGAAGAGATTGACACAAGGGCATGAAgtagattttattttttcttttctttgtaaACAAATTGAGGCAGATTTGTATCTGACCAAATGCGTGAGATACATATTGGTGTGATATTAGGAAAAATCTGCAGGCTCGAATGGGTTAATAGCATTTGAACCATATTAATTACGGTGACAATAATTCATATTCCAATgagttttaattgaattaactGGAAAAAAAATCCTATAAAGAGATACATAACATGTCAAATCTTCTTAAATTCTTAGGCCGAATATTTCAGTATTTAGAGAAATAGAGAATTAAACATAAAACATAGTTTTACCATTTTACACAGAAAATCATATACACATGCGCACACTTAAGATTATAATTCCTTCAAAACTAAATAATGATATAAGATTATAAACTAATTATGCAAGACCATTCCTAATTTCTTAGTATATACGAACATTTTAATTCTGACATTCTCCTTCTGATTGTTAATTGATTCCCACAAATTAGATAggttttagtttatttatttagaGGGAAAATCAGTGCGAAAATGAAATGctaataattcaaaatttattttcaagTCACTCGCGCCAACGcgccaaaaatttgaaatatcaGAATCCAATCATCCTCTAATCTCCACCGTCAGTTTCTATGTAATATCTGAACGGCTAATAATTCCGATCCGCTCCAACTAAATCCCACCAATCAAATTCCGCCCCTCTTTTCCTATAAAAGAAAACCCTACTCTCCAACATCATTCATCGCCTCAACCAAATTTCATtcaattaaatttcaattccaatccaaactctctctctctgaaaatGGCGCCGAAGGCCGAGAAGAAGCCCGCGGAGAAGAAGCCAGCCGCCGAGAAGGCACCCGCGGCCGAGAAGGCTCCGGCGGAGAAGAAGCCGAAGGCCGGGAAGAAGCTGCCGAAGGACGGCGGCGCCGCGTCCGccgacaagaagaagaagagaaacaagAAGAACGTGGAGACGTACAAGATCTACATCTTCAAGGTGCTGAAGCAGGTCCACCCGGACATCGGCATCTCCAGCAAGGCGATGGGGATCATGAACAGCTTCATCAACGACATCTTCGAGAAGCTGGCGCAGGAGTCGTCGCGGCTCGCGCGCTACAACAAGAAGCCCACCATCACCTCGCGCGAGATCCAGACCGCCGTGAGGCTGGTGCTGCCCGGTGAATTGGCGAAGCACGCTGTCTCTGAAGGGACCAAGGCTGTTACCAAATTCACTAGCTCTTAAATTCTCTGCTTTTGCTGTCCCTAAATACTTTTAATTTGATGGTTGATATTTGATTAAGGGCATTTTTAGATCCAAAGTTTACATCTGTTCTcaatttttttggtaattttgtGCTAGAAATGTATGAATCAGCAGATCAGTTTGGTGTTATGGCGAAATGTTTATGTTAATTAGATTTTGAAAACATTTTGGAAGAGCAATTTGTACTTACGTTTtcatttaggccatccacaataggaatagctcagcaatagcccatccatagcctagccactgccacatcatcagcactaaaaatcttcctgccatatcataaatagtcCAGCTATatatggaatttaatttacgagacatatacgagaaacattaataatactatccacatcactattaacaaatatatacaaaatgaaataattaacaatcacacaatatgcgaaattaaatttacgagacatatacgggaaaatgacgaacaaagcgcgtatatagtgtttcgaaaaaaaataatttattttttcgcgctaggcggtgcgctgggcgatctgggcgctgcaatagcgccgaacggaccgcccagcgccacgcgaccgcccagcgctgcgcgatttctctctccaatcgcctgctgggcggtcgctgggcgcctattgtggatggccttaggctTTTGGCTGCAAATTACAAATTTCTCGATATTTAGCGTTAATTTTTttgatattaaattaataggCTGTTTATGAAATTCATTTCACTGTATACTTAAAGTAAATCTTCCCCCAACAAACAAATAGATccatatttatatcatatatacgaaggaggaaattacaaatcaactcctataacaaggaggaaacacaaattacgccacccagggttcgaactcattacgccacccagggttcgaactcgagacctccaggatggacgcggtatccagcaccctttaaaaaaaaaaaaaaaaaaaaaacaaatagatCCATATTTAATTGTcgaaataaaaagtaaaagaggCCATCTCAGACCAAATTTCATTATTTTGCTGAATTGCTGGTACAGAACATGATTTATTCATCAAGACAAGTTTtccaatatttttaaatatgtaCTGGACGTACATATGAACGAAATgttttcttattaaaattacttttttgtttatataaaaTTGATTCGACTGTATTGAGCAAAAACTAATCCGAGCACAATTTCCGTGGCTAAATTTTATGTTTGTAAAGTTGGTTCATATTACTATGCCTCAATTTGGTGATATCCATACCACCCAACCacactattatatatttatttttagattatttttatataataatattattacatgaatatttattattgcataataaaatttataaaaaacacAATacatgacaaactaaaaattataaagacAAACTTAAAAACATAAATAACAATAATTGAAATACGAAattgaaaatacataattgatacTCATACATAAGATGAAAACTAGATATGTTGTTCTCATCATTATCCATGATGAACAACAAAGAGgactaaaaaaatatgaaatcatACCAAA
This DNA window, taken from Salvia splendens isolate huo1 chromosome 18, SspV2, whole genome shotgun sequence, encodes the following:
- the LOC121775941 gene encoding histone H2B-like, whose translation is MAPKAEKKPAEKKPAAEKAPAAEKAPAEKKPKAGKKLPKDGGAASADKKKKRNKKNVETYKIYIFKVLKQVHPDIGISSKAMGIMNSFINDIFEKLAQESSRLARYNKKPTITSREIQTAVRLVLPGELAKHAVSEGTKAVTKFTSS